Genomic window (Phocoena phocoena chromosome 20, mPhoPho1.1, whole genome shotgun sequence):
TGAACCGGCTCTGGAACATCAGGCGTTGGGAGCCACTCCAGGGCCCCCTGAAGTGGGTCCCCACCCTGGGTGAgctgcagaagaccctccagaAGGGCGAGTACTTGCCCCTCCGCCCGCTGCCCATGTTCGAGAGTAACTTTGTCCAGGTCCCTGGCTCCCTGTGCCCTGGGGGcagagaggggcaggagggaagggagaccCCCTGGGCTGGGGGATTTGGGCCCAGGAGGGCACAAGgcagctggggggctggggggtggagcTCTGTGTGGAGGTGCCAGAGGAGCATAAGAGAAAGGAGTggtcccaccccctctccctggATCCCCAGGTGACCAGTCGTGGGGCCCCAGTGTATGTGCACCACAGAACCAACCGAGTGACCATGGGCGTGGCCGCCTCCCTGCCAGGCTTGGTGTTGCCAGACATCCTGCTGATGGCCCAGCACCCCGCGGGCACGGAGCGCTCCAGCCTCGTCCTCACCAGGTGCCgccatccccccatcccctgccacCTCGCCCCCATCTCCTGCTCTTCCGCTTCCATCTCCTGCCTCTGCTAGGATGGTCCTGCTGGACCTGGCCCACCTCTACGTCCACGACCTGTCTGCCTGGAACCTGAAGCTGCGTCTGGTCACGGGCTGCCGCTATTACCTGGAGCTGGACGCCCCTGACAATGAGGTCAGCTTCCTGTTTGACCGCTGGATCCGCCTCATCAACCTGCTCTGGCAGCCCGCCCCCTCCTGGGCCCCCAGGACCCTCCACACGCCCCCCATGGACCTGGGCCATGTGGCACCTCCAGGTGGGCCCTGACCCCACAGACCCCTGGGGGCAGCTATGGTTCTAGATTCGAGAGGGTGCCAAGACCAAAAGCCAGAAGTATAGGAGCCCCAGGAATGGAGCTGGGGCCAGGACCCCTGGCTCTGAAGGAGGAGGCCTGCACTCCagagtctgagggaggagggaccaGGGGCTGAAtacctgggtctgaggggggaggggctgggggcctggacccctgggtctgaggggggagagAACAGGGGCTGGAtacctgggtctgaggggggaggggctgggggcctggagtcctgggtctgaggggagaggggctggggcccTGGAGTCCTGGGCTGGGTAGGTAATGGAGATGTGGAAACCAGGAAGATCTCACCCTTCCTCATTGCCCCTCTTCCTGTCCACAGGACCCGTTTCACCACAGACATTCAGGTGAGCTGGCTTGGGTATCCATCAGGCCCTTCCCTGAGTCTCAGCTTCTCCTCCACCAGGCACGGACAGCGCCTCAGCATCATACCCCTCTCTCCCCTGGCCGAGCCCCCCAGGAGTCCCCTCTGGGCCTCCCCCCGCACCGTGTCATCCCCATTGGGGTCCTTGACCTGAAGTGTCCCCCTGCCTTTCCAGTCATGATTGTCGAGCCCACCTTTCCTTACAAAATTCTGACAACTCAGAGACAGAGGAAGGCCAAGGTGAGCGGCCCCGGTGGGCCTGGAGGGGAAAAGGCTGACGGGGCTGCACCTCCTGACTGCCCTTCCTCCTCCCGCTGCCAGACCCTCAGGCGCAAATTCAAGTCTCAGGCCCTGGGTGACTCCCTGCCGCTAGGCTGGTCACAGCTGGAGCAAGCTGACACGAGAAAGAAATCGACAGAAAAGAAGTAGCCTTGGGGCCTTGCTGCCTTGCAgggcaggggggaagggtggggatcCTAGTGCTGAAGCCGCCAAAGTCACACCAAATTGTCCTTACAGGTCCCAACTGGACCTCTCCCCTGAGAGATCGCAAACCAAAGTCCAAGTTGCCAGTGAGCAcacccccctccctctgcctccatgAATGGACCCCGAAATTCTGACCCTTCTGCTGAGAGCTCAGACTGCTttcttccaccccaccccaccagagaagcccagcatCACCTTTCGGACCATCTTCAGCATCATTTCCAATACACCTGATCACATGGCATCCTCTTCCAAGGCTTCCAGTATACTGAGAGCCGGGGCCAACTCTAGAATCAGAGGGAGGAGGGCAACTCAcagtctgaggggggaggggctgggggcctggactcctgggtctgaggggggaggggctgggggcctggacccctgggtctgagggagaagGGGGTTGGGGGTCTGGatccctgggtctgaggggggagggggctgggggcctggaacctgggtctgagggaggagggggttgggggtctggacccctgggtctgaggggggagggggctgggggcctgggtctGGGCATCTCCACTGGCCTTGaccatccttcccctcccctccatctaCCTACAGGGTTGCTGTAATTCTGACGGGGCCACATGCCTGGCAGGTTTACTTGAGACCCCTTCACTCTGTATCTCAGAGGACAGCCCTGAAATGCCCTTGCTGGGCTCCTGTGATCCCTTGCATATGTACCCATGGCAACAGGACATGGACGACCTGATGGACCCGGAGGCCAGCACCTTGTCCACgtcctccctctgcccagccaCCTACCCTCCTGACTTCCACAGGTGCAACGAACAGGCCAGGCCTCTGGACTCCGTGCAGAGACTGTGGCCGCCGCCCTCCCAGAAGCCCCCAGCCATCCCTGCTGCCTCTTGTAAGGCTCCATTCATCCTTGACCAGTCCCAGAAGTTCTTGGCTGTACCTGCTCCATCCCGGAAAGCACCAGTTTTTCCTGCTGCTCCCCAGGAGGCCCCAGCCACACCTGCCCCATCTCAGAAGGCCACACATGTATTGGCTACTCCCCACGAGGCCCCAACCACACCTGCCCCATCTCAGAAGGCCACACATGTATTGGCTACTCCCCACAAGGCCCCAGCCATGCCTGCCCCATCTCAGAAGGCCGCGCATACACTTGCTGTTCCCCCGAAGGCTGTGTCCCCCCCGCTCCAAACAGGAAATCTATGTTCCTACCTACCCCGTCCCATAAGGCTCTGACCTTACCTACCCAATACCAAATGACATTGGACCCTGCCACCAC
Coding sequences:
- the GARIN5B gene encoding LOW QUALITY PROTEIN: Golgi-associated RAB2 interactor protein 5B (The sequence of the model RefSeq protein was modified relative to this genomic sequence to represent the inferred CDS: inserted 2 bases in 2 codons) produces the protein MNRLWNIRRWEPLQGPLKWVPTLGELQKTLQKGEYLPLRPLPMFESNFVQVTSRGAPVYVHHRTNRVTMGVAASLPGLVLPDILLMAQHPAGTERSSLVLTRMVLLDLAHLYVHDLSAWNLKLRLVTGCRYYLELDAPDNEVSFLFDRWIRLINLLWQPAPSWAPRTLHTPPMDLGHVAPPVMIVEPTFPYKILTTQRQRKAKTLRRKFKSQALGDSLPLGWSQLEQADTRKKSTEKKSQLDLSPERSQTKVQVAKKPSITFRTIFSIISNTPDHMASSSKASSLLETPSLCISEDSPEMPLLGSCDPLHMYPWQQDMDDLMDPEASTLSTSSLCPATYPPDFHRCNEQARPLDSVQRLWPPPSQKPPAIPAASCKAPFILDQSQKFLAVPAPSRKAPVFPAAPQEAPATPAPSQKATHVLATPHEAPTTPAPSQKATHVLATPHKAPAMPAPSQKAAHTLAVPPKAVSPXAPNRKSMFLPTPSHKALTLPTQYQMTLDPATTGVLLAGSHGGDVLEKSKPEGKPEPXVLMGTQETNIVEVRTQKTSLELLFTTTEKESEEVLVSRAQDVTADGLKDKGKLEDKVRRMKEEISLDMLGFKSKEVGQQQKWIKTQELAIEEASQGQTGPFSVDGLTCAKLTITASTKDPSLRSALSNLPSWLSTQQGSAMPTMDTVPLSTTKVSLLEEMPVVVREQPQLGAWAKGNTHPWAEVEEVPQDPKGPSKASPFPKRATSSPKMNAASLTPISLPSARWEDVMESPTSLTPVSKMEARVSQQPRRVSQEPKRVPDQCPMATVGSSLEILLPTLLEIESMKDMVSKVEKIKEEVGIFAPSPRYLG